The genomic stretch TTGGTATTTAATTTGATTATGGATTAAACGTCCGTGTTGAAGAAAAGgggttaaaaaaagaaatgattgCTTCTTATGAATATTCTTTTTGCTGTACTTCCAAATTCCATAAAGATGAAGTTGGTGGCTCCGAATTCCTTTTTCGATCAGTGCATCGCAAGGCTGCATGAGTAAAGCTTGGAAGCAAAATCTTATATGCAAAAATCATTTGCCACTGTGCGGGTGTGTTTGCATGACTTGTAATGGGACGTCGCCACCTATACCGCTAACATGTAGTAGCAGTTTTCCCGTTTAGTTGGATTGGCTGCCATACTGATTGAAGCCAGTCCAGCAACATGATATGATAGACCAATTAGTCCCCCAAACACTAACCGGTACTCATACTCCTTAATCTCctcttttctttgtttgctcCCTATATAATCAGTCTGATTATCATACATATTCTTAATTTCAATTGCTCTAGCTACAGCGTTCAGGAGCACTGTGATACCAGTCACTAAGAGGATTTCAGCGAGAAGAGGCTATCCTGTAGAGCCTGATATCTCAATGCTCCTCGACTCGGCAGCTAGACATTTCTGTAagaaatttgaaacaaaataggcttcactttttttttttgccccagTTAGAAGAACAGACTTCTACTAATGCTGATGTTTATACTATGCTCGCCCAAAGCTGATGTTTCATTCCAAAAGATTTTATTTATTCAACCTCAAGTGAAAACTTGGAGCCAAAAGCATGAGATTCAACCTCAAAAAGTCCAGGAAACGCTAGAGCCACTTCAGAGTTTGCCCTTTCTTTAATCTTCTCCTCTGAATTGGTCCCCCGTTTGCTTTCAATCCTGATAGCCTCTTGTTGCCGGAAAATTCGATAAACCCTTTGAAGCCTGCAACTTCAGACCCTACTATTACAAAAATTACAATGTTAATGACCAACCTACGGGATTTTCAGTTTCATCAATTCTTTTCTCCTCCTCCTGGCTTCTGCAGCAGTGGTTGCATCCTCTGACATTTTCCTGGTGTAAACCACTGGCTCTTGATGCTCTTCCGATGCACCTTTTTCTCTTTGTCCGGCAGAAGATGCAACAACCTCCGCCTTGGTTAAAGTGTCATTTCTCCTTGCAGCAGTACTAAGTCCTACGCGCAAACTAGTTGCCGGCCTGACACACCTCAAGGGTGTCGGCATGAGAACCATCCTATCAGGATAAGTTCCTCCAATGTTACCACCACCGTCTGGAGGGTATCCAAATCCAGCCTGATGGACATCATCAACGGAGATTGAATTAGAAGCTTCTGTTTTGACTTTCAAGGATAAACAGGCTTGGTCATCCTCTCCATGCAGACTGTTTTTCATGGAAGAACTTGCTGTGCACTGATTATTTGAATAAGTTTGATTTCGTCCATCGTTTTGAGGAGGGGACGGCAGGCGAAGAGCATTTGTTAGGGAATGCAGAGGAAAGAAACAAGGGAATGGCAGTACGTATAACAAAGCTCCTGGATTAGCAACCATCGCAGATTCTCTTTGATCAGACAATAATTCCGGCCTTGATGCATGTGTCATGGCAAAAAGCGATGGATTTGCAATATCACATAGAGATCTGCTTCGAAACAGGGTAGCATCTAGAGGTTGAACTGCTGATGGCCAGTGAAGTGGAACAATAGGAGATGCAGTTCTTGAACATGCAGATACAGAACATCCTCCGCAGTTAAAGTTTGATTCTCCTGTGATTTCCTCCGACTTGGGCTTCACCATTTTGGCCATCTGCAAAATAGAAACACAGATCGAAGTTCAAATATTACACTTGCACAGATTAAAAACTCCTCTCAGAAACAAAATGCAGCACCTGTTCCATCAAGTAATCATTTGTGTTTTTTAGTGAATCATACTCCTTCGCCGCCAGCTCCTTTTTCTTCTCATAAAAAATATAAcccaaaatataaataaataacaagataTATTAGAGATTCAAGGAATTCTCCATCTAAGTTAAAGCTATACAAAAGGACATGCTGAAATGACCACccaccttcttcaaattctcATTCTCCAGTGTCAGATTTGCTGCTTTTCTAGTTAACTCCTCAAACATAGCCTGGAAGAGCAAACGAACAGATGACATTGATCGAATTATAGACTGCAAAAACCAAATTAACTGGAGGAAAATGCAACTTTGACAAATGGTGATGATAGATAGAGAGAACAGCACATCACAGGTAATCTGATGTATAAGGTAATCTGATGTATAAAATATTCTGTGACGCCCTCAGAACATATCAAAGTCTTGCAGTACACTGTCCATGCAAAAGACTTGAGTAGGAGAATCAATATAAAACGTTTTTCTGTATAAAAAATAATCGTACCGTTGTTGTTTCATTTACCAGATATCAACTAAATATACAAACGATACGGCTGAGCAGTCAAAGACATCAGAACTCTACGGCAGAATGTAGAGCCATGTTATTGAGCCAACTT from Coffea eugenioides isolate CCC68of chromosome 8, Ceug_1.0, whole genome shotgun sequence encodes the following:
- the LOC113781714 gene encoding uncharacterized protein LOC113781714 encodes the protein MEQMAKMVKPKSEEITGESNFNCGGCSVSACSRTASPIVPLHWPSAVQPLDATLFRSRSLCDIANPSLFAMTHASRPELLSDQRESAMVANPGALLYVLPFPCFFPLHSLTNALRLPSPPQNDGRNQTYSNNQCTASSSMKNSLHGEDDQACLSLKVKTEASNSISVDDVHQAGFGYPPDGGGNIGGTYPDRMVLMPTPLRCVRPATSLRVGLSTAARRNDTLTKAEVVASSAGQREKGASEEHQEPVVYTRKMSEDATTAAEARRRRKELMKLKIP